One genomic segment of Streptomyces liangshanensis includes these proteins:
- a CDS encoding YbhB/YbcL family Raf kinase inhibitor-like protein: MTEAKRAPLPHDFLPEVPSFTVVSDDVAPGAVLKDDQVYAAGNVSPHLRWTGFPPETKSFAVTCFDPDAPTGSGFWHWVLFDIPASVTELPTGASSGGFEGLPKGVTHARNDYGTKDFGGAAPPVGDPAHRYVFTVYAVDTEALGVDGDASPAYVGFNLRYHTLARAQLVGEYTAPDAS, from the coding sequence GTGACCGAGGCAAAGAGGGCTCCTCTTCCTCATGACTTCCTCCCGGAGGTCCCGTCGTTCACCGTGGTGAGCGACGACGTCGCGCCGGGTGCGGTGTTGAAGGACGACCAGGTCTACGCCGCGGGGAACGTGTCGCCGCACCTGCGGTGGACGGGTTTCCCGCCGGAGACCAAGAGTTTCGCCGTGACGTGCTTCGATCCCGACGCGCCGACCGGCAGTGGTTTCTGGCACTGGGTGCTCTTCGACATCCCGGCCTCGGTCACCGAACTGCCGACGGGTGCGTCGAGCGGTGGGTTCGAGGGACTGCCGAAGGGCGTCACGCATGCCCGTAACGACTACGGGACGAAGGACTTCGGTGGCGCGGCGCCGCCGGTCGGCGATCCGGCGCACCGTTATGTGTTCACCGTGTACGCGGTGGACACGGAGGCGCTCGGGGTCGACGGGGACGCGTCGCCGGCGTACGTCGGTTTCAATCTGCGCTATCACACGCTGGCGCGCGCCCAGCTCGTCGGTGAGTACACGGCCCCTGACGCAAGCTGA
- a CDS encoding sporulation protein — MGFKKLLASMGAGGASVETELTESNVVPGGVVQGEVRLQGGSVNQQIQGLNIGLQARVEVEGNDQEVKQDIEFTKQSIGGAFEVQAGATHVVPFGLEIPWETPITIIDGQPLRGMNIGVTTELDIARALDAGDLDPINVHPLPAQQAILDAFIQLGFRFKAADMERGHIRGTRQRLPFYQEIEFFAPSQYRGLNQVELTFVADDREMDVILEMDKKPGLFGEGSDSFRAFKVGLGDFQGTDWSAYLNQWLAEVGGRRNWF, encoded by the coding sequence ATGGGCTTCAAGAAGCTGCTCGCGAGCATGGGCGCCGGCGGTGCGTCCGTCGAGACGGAGCTGACCGAGTCGAACGTCGTCCCCGGCGGGGTCGTCCAGGGCGAGGTGCGGCTCCAGGGCGGTTCGGTGAACCAGCAGATCCAGGGCCTGAACATCGGTCTCCAGGCGCGGGTCGAGGTCGAGGGGAACGACCAGGAGGTCAAGCAGGACATCGAGTTCACGAAGCAGAGCATCGGCGGCGCCTTCGAGGTGCAGGCCGGCGCGACGCACGTGGTGCCGTTCGGTCTGGAGATCCCCTGGGAGACCCCGATCACGATCATCGACGGCCAGCCGCTGCGGGGCATGAACATCGGGGTGACCACGGAGCTGGACATCGCGCGGGCGCTGGACGCCGGTGACCTCGACCCGATCAACGTGCACCCGCTGCCGGCGCAGCAGGCGATCCTGGACGCGTTCATCCAGCTTGGCTTCCGCTTCAAGGCGGCGGACATGGAGCGGGGGCACATCCGGGGGACGCGTCAGCGGCTGCCGTTCTACCAGGAGATCGAGTTCTTCGCGCCGTCGCAGTACCGCGGGCTGAACCAGGTCGAGCTGACGTTCGTGGCGGACGACCGGGAGATGGACGTGATCCTGGAGATGGACAAGAAGCCGGGTCTGTTCGGTGAGGGCAGCGACTCGTTCCGGGCGTTCAAGGTGGGTCTCGGGGACTTCCAGGGCACGGACTGGTCGGCGTACCTGAACCAGTGGCTCGCCGAGGTGGGCGGCCGCCGCAACTGGTTCTAG
- a CDS encoding DNA-3-methyladenine glycosylase yields MIETPDRTPLPRDFFDRPVLEVAPDLLGRTLVRNTDDGTIELRLTEVEAYAGAIDPGSHAFRGRTARNDVMFGEPGHAYVYFTYGMWHCLNLVCGPEGTASGVLLRAGEVTAGAELTRKRRLSARHDRELAKGPARLATALGVDRALNGTDVCDGPDADLAVLAGTPVADDLVRSGPRTGVGGDGAVHPWRFWIDGDPSVSPYRAHAPRRRRT; encoded by the coding sequence ATGATCGAGACCCCCGACCGTACGCCGCTGCCACGCGACTTCTTCGACCGCCCGGTGCTGGAAGTGGCACCCGATCTGCTCGGTCGCACGCTGGTACGGAACACGGACGACGGCACGATCGAACTGCGCCTCACCGAGGTCGAGGCCTACGCGGGCGCGATCGACCCCGGTTCCCACGCCTTCCGCGGCCGCACCGCCCGCAACGACGTCATGTTCGGGGAGCCCGGACACGCGTACGTCTACTTCACGTACGGGATGTGGCACTGCCTCAACCTGGTGTGCGGCCCCGAAGGCACCGCGAGCGGGGTCCTGCTGCGGGCGGGAGAGGTCACCGCCGGCGCCGAACTCACCCGCAAACGTCGACTCTCGGCCCGGCATGACAGAGAACTGGCCAAAGGCCCGGCCCGGCTGGCCACGGCCCTGGGCGTCGACCGGGCCCTGAACGGTACGGACGTGTGCGACGGCCCCGACGCCGACCTCGCGGTCCTGGCGGGCACGCCCGTGGCGGATGACCTGGTCCGCAGCGGCCCCCGCACGGGGGTCGGCGGCGACGGCGCGGTCCATCCGTGGCGTTTCTGGATCGACGGGGACCCCTCGGTGAGCCCGTACCGCGCGCACGCGCCGCGGCGCAGACGAACTTGA
- a CDS encoding tetratricopeptide repeat protein has protein sequence MSLPKTLADDVARNLVMVAQLIDDDPEQAYAYSRIALRLASRVAAVREAAGFAAYATQKYAEALAEFRAAKRMTGNVDLWPVMADCERGLGRPERAMAMAGEPEVAKLDKAGQVEMRMVAAGARRDMGQIEAAIVTLQGPELASHSVQPWTARLRYAYADALLSAGREDEAREWFGKTVEADKDAATDASDRLAELDGVEFVDALVDDEDDDVEDDAEDDDLDVVKDEDEDDENDDEDENEDTTGH, from the coding sequence ATGAGCCTGCCCAAGACGCTCGCCGACGACGTCGCCAGGAACCTCGTCATGGTCGCCCAGCTGATCGACGACGACCCGGAGCAGGCGTACGCCTACTCCCGTATCGCCCTCCGGCTCGCGTCCCGGGTCGCGGCCGTCCGCGAGGCGGCCGGCTTCGCCGCGTACGCCACCCAGAAGTACGCGGAGGCGCTCGCCGAGTTCCGGGCCGCGAAGCGGATGACCGGGAACGTCGACCTGTGGCCCGTCATGGCGGACTGCGAGCGCGGCCTCGGCCGTCCCGAGCGCGCCATGGCGATGGCCGGGGAGCCCGAGGTCGCCAAGCTCGACAAGGCCGGCCAGGTCGAGATGCGGATGGTCGCGGCCGGGGCGCGCCGGGACATGGGGCAGATCGAGGCCGCCATCGTCACGTTGCAGGGGCCCGAACTCGCGTCCCACTCCGTGCAGCCGTGGACCGCGCGGCTTCGTTACGCGTACGCCGACGCGCTCCTGTCGGCCGGGCGTGAGGACGAGGCGCGTGAGTGGTTCGGCAAGACCGTCGAGGCGGACAAGGACGCCGCGACGGACGCTTCGGACCGTCTTGCCGAGCTGGACGGTGTCGAGTTCGTCGACGCCCTGGTCGATGACGAGGACGACGACGTCGAGGATGACGCCGAGGACGACGACCTCGACGTGGTGAAGGACGAGGACGAGGACGACGAGAACGACGACGAAGACGAGAACGAGGACACCACTGGGCACTGA
- a CDS encoding DUF1015 domain-containing protein, with product MNTTGPQDENRGLRLIPFRGLRYDPDRVGSLSAVTSPPYDVVIRPDGLHHLESADPYNIVRLILPQAATPDERHRQAARTLAEWLAEGILAADREPALYVYEQRRDGLLQRGVIGALELSAPADGIVLPHEDVMPDVVEDRAALMRTTAANLEPLLLTYRSENASDSTATQAPATGTSVVIERTLTRPPILATITEDRFAHRLWSVTDPADLAEIQADLARHQALIADGHHRWATYLRLRAEHPAGSPWDFGLVLLIDTARYPLQVRAIHRLLHRLPVAQALGAIGDTFRVRTLDVPLAQALTALAEAASASNAFLLAGDGRFHLVDRPDEDLLARTVPAGPPAAWRELDATVLHSTLLDHVWRIPDAPEHIAYLHDTEAAVTQAERVGGTAVLMHPVREEVVRDLARQGVTMPRKSTSFGPKPATGLVLRSLSQG from the coding sequence ATGAACACCACAGGTCCGCAGGATGAGAACAGAGGGCTGCGCCTGATCCCGTTCCGCGGACTCCGCTACGACCCCGACCGGGTCGGCAGCCTGTCCGCCGTCACCTCACCGCCGTACGACGTCGTCATCAGGCCCGACGGACTCCACCACCTGGAGTCGGCGGACCCGTACAACATCGTCAGGCTGATCCTGCCGCAGGCCGCCACCCCCGACGAGAGGCACCGGCAGGCGGCCCGGACCCTGGCCGAGTGGCTGGCGGAGGGCATCCTCGCCGCCGACCGGGAACCGGCCCTCTACGTCTACGAGCAGCGCAGGGACGGTCTGCTGCAACGCGGGGTCATCGGCGCGCTGGAACTGTCCGCGCCGGCCGACGGGATCGTCCTGCCGCACGAGGACGTGATGCCGGACGTGGTGGAGGACCGGGCGGCGCTGATGCGGACCACGGCGGCCAACCTCGAACCGCTGCTGCTGACCTACCGCTCCGAGAACGCCTCGGACTCCACCGCGACGCAGGCCCCCGCAACGGGCACGAGCGTGGTCATCGAACGCACCCTCACCCGGCCGCCCATCCTGGCCACCATCACCGAGGACCGCTTCGCCCACCGCCTGTGGTCGGTCACCGACCCCGCGGACCTCGCCGAGATCCAGGCCGACCTCGCGCGCCACCAGGCGCTCATCGCCGACGGGCACCACCGCTGGGCGACGTACCTGCGGCTGCGCGCCGAGCACCCGGCGGGCAGCCCCTGGGACTTCGGCCTGGTCCTTCTGATCGACACGGCCCGCTACCCCCTCCAGGTCCGCGCCATCCACCGCCTGCTGCACCGGCTCCCGGTCGCACAGGCCCTCGGCGCGATCGGGGACACGTTCCGCGTCCGTACGCTCGACGTCCCGCTGGCCCAGGCCCTGACGGCACTGGCGGAGGCCGCGTCCGCGAGCAACGCGTTCCTGCTGGCCGGGGACGGCCGCTTCCACCTGGTGGACCGGCCGGACGAGGACCTGTTGGCCCGTACGGTGCCGGCCGGACCGCCCGCCGCCTGGCGGGAGTTGGACGCGACGGTCCTGCACTCCACCCTGCTCGACCACGTCTGGCGGATCCCCGACGCGCCCGAGCACATCGCGTACCTGCACGACACCGAGGCGGCGGTCACCCAGGCCGAACGGGTCGGGGGGACGGCGGTGCTGATGCATCCGGTGCGCGAGGAGGTCGTACGGGACCTGGCACGCCAGGGCGTCACCATGCCCCGCAAGTCGACGTCGTTCGGGCCGAAGCCGGCGACCGGACTTGTCCTGCGGAGCCTGTCGCAGGGCTGA
- a CDS encoding HAD hydrolase-like protein, with amino-acid sequence MSERQNTTRPRGSETPLNEAYDTALLDLDGVVYAGGEAIDHAVDALGTARDAGMRLAYVTNNALRTPDAVAAHLTELGVPAEPADVITSAQAVARLIAEQVPEGSKVLVVGGEGLRVALRERGLEPVESADDGPVAVAQGYGGPEMAWGRFAEAGYAIAAGVPWFASNTDLTIPSARGIAPGNGAAVEVVRIATGAEPRVAGKPLPPMHRETILRTGAERPLVVGDRLDTDIEGAFNGEVDSLLVLTGVTDAARLLAALPAHRPTYVDADLRGLLTGQPEVTEAEGGFGCGGWTASVRGGELALAGDGGAMDGLRALCAAAWTHAGDGAADLDAGEALAKLAL; translated from the coding sequence ATGAGCGAGCGCCAGAACACGACCAGGCCCCGGGGCAGCGAGACCCCGTTGAACGAGGCGTACGACACGGCTCTGCTCGACCTCGACGGGGTGGTGTACGCGGGCGGTGAGGCCATCGACCACGCCGTGGACGCGCTGGGTACGGCCAGGGACGCGGGGATGCGTCTCGCGTACGTCACCAACAACGCCCTGCGCACGCCGGACGCGGTCGCCGCGCACCTGACGGAGTTGGGTGTGCCGGCCGAGCCCGCCGATGTGATCACCTCGGCGCAGGCGGTGGCCCGGCTGATCGCCGAGCAGGTGCCGGAGGGTTCCAAGGTGCTGGTCGTCGGGGGTGAGGGGCTGCGGGTCGCGCTGCGGGAACGCGGGCTCGAACCGGTCGAGTCGGCGGACGACGGGCCGGTGGCCGTGGCGCAGGGGTACGGGGGGCCCGAGATGGCCTGGGGGCGGTTCGCGGAGGCCGGTTACGCGATCGCGGCGGGGGTGCCGTGGTTCGCGTCCAACACGGACCTGACGATTCCAAGTGCGCGGGGGATCGCGCCGGGCAACGGCGCGGCGGTGGAGGTCGTGCGGATCGCGACGGGCGCGGAGCCGCGGGTCGCGGGGAAGCCGCTGCCCCCGATGCACCGCGAGACGATCCTCCGTACCGGGGCGGAGCGGCCGTTGGTGGTGGGGGACCGGCTGGACACCGACATCGAGGGCGCGTTCAACGGTGAGGTCGACTCGCTGCTGGTGCTGACCGGGGTGACGGACGCGGCCCGGCTGCTCGCGGCGCTGCCCGCGCACCGGCCGACGTATGTGGACGCGGATCTGCGGGGGTTGCTGACCGGACAGCCCGAAGTCACCGAGGCCGAGGGCGGGTTCGGCTGTGGTGGCTGGACGGCGTCGGTGCGGGGCGGTGAGTTGGCGCTCGCGGGGGACGGCGGGGCGATGGACGGGCTGCGCGCGCTGTGCGCGGCGGCGTGGACGCACGCGGGTGACGGGGCGGCCGATCTGGACGCCGGCGAGGCGCTGGCGAAGCTGGCGCTGTAG
- a CDS encoding siderophore-interacting protein, which yields MTDAPYRFFDAEVLRTEPITPAMVRVVLGGPDVARMATAGRDQRVKLFLPHPGQDAPVMPVIAEDSDDWYDAWRSMDVAVRGIMRTYTVRELRRAPDELMLDFALHGDPDDPAAGPAARWARTAAGMRVGVLAPTGEENGGYDFRPPAGTDWILLTADESAIPAVAGILEHLPPGTPARVWIDVHDLTDRQPLPTKAEAEITWLVRGERDGRQDTPSTTDAIRAAVLPEGTPYAWIAGESATVKAVRRHLVGERGFDRKAVRFTGYWRRGTSEDELLRADEDA from the coding sequence ATGACCGACGCCCCGTACCGGTTCTTCGACGCCGAGGTGCTCCGCACCGAACCGATCACCCCCGCGATGGTCCGCGTCGTCCTCGGCGGACCCGACGTCGCCCGGATGGCCACCGCCGGACGCGACCAGCGCGTCAAGCTCTTCCTCCCGCACCCGGGGCAGGACGCGCCCGTCATGCCGGTGATCGCCGAGGACTCCGACGACTGGTACGACGCCTGGCGCTCCATGGACGTCGCGGTACGGGGCATCATGCGCACCTACACCGTCCGCGAACTGCGCCGCGCCCCGGACGAGTTGATGCTCGACTTCGCCCTCCACGGCGACCCCGACGACCCGGCCGCCGGGCCCGCGGCGCGCTGGGCCCGTACCGCCGCCGGTATGCGGGTCGGCGTCCTCGCCCCGACCGGGGAGGAGAACGGCGGCTATGACTTCCGCCCGCCCGCCGGGACCGACTGGATCCTGCTGACCGCGGACGAGTCGGCGATCCCCGCCGTCGCGGGCATCCTGGAACACCTCCCGCCGGGCACCCCCGCGCGCGTCTGGATCGACGTCCACGACCTGACGGACCGTCAACCCCTGCCCACCAAGGCGGAGGCCGAGATCACCTGGCTCGTACGCGGCGAACGGGACGGCCGGCAGGACACCCCCAGCACCACGGACGCGATCCGCGCCGCCGTCCTGCCCGAGGGCACCCCGTACGCCTGGATCGCCGGCGAGTCCGCCACCGTGAAAGCCGTACGCCGCCACCTCGTCGGAGAACGCGGATTCGACCGGAAGGCGGTCAGGTTCACCGGCTACTGGCGCCGCGGCACGTCGGAGGACGAACTGCTCCGCGCCGACGAGGACGCCTGA
- a CDS encoding ABC transporter substrate-binding protein codes for MTSLGRAFGEFNVEKYAALRPGLLVSNMFPPPDLWFVPQESRAKIEPLAPTVGITTARVSLRQPLRRYAELAASLGADLDAPHVVRAKERFDRAEATLRAAAADKGGLRVLAMSADNDQMYVAVPDSYCDLRYFAELGVEFVQGEKVDKWGFWEFLSWENAGKYPADLIMVDNRSEALTPAELAEHPTWNRLPAVAAGQITPWAMEERHSYAGYAPVLEQLAAAVTKSRRLPA; via the coding sequence GTGACGAGCCTCGGCAGGGCGTTCGGCGAGTTCAACGTGGAGAAGTACGCGGCCCTGCGGCCCGGCCTCCTCGTCAGCAACATGTTCCCGCCGCCCGACCTCTGGTTCGTCCCCCAGGAGAGCAGGGCGAAGATCGAACCACTGGCCCCCACCGTCGGCATCACCACGGCCCGCGTGTCCCTGCGGCAACCGCTGCGGCGCTACGCCGAGTTGGCCGCCTCACTCGGCGCCGACCTCGACGCACCCCACGTCGTACGCGCGAAGGAGCGGTTCGACCGCGCGGAGGCGACCCTGCGCGCGGCGGCCGCGGACAAGGGCGGCCTCAGGGTCCTCGCCATGTCCGCCGACAACGACCAGATGTACGTCGCCGTCCCCGACTCGTACTGCGACCTGCGCTACTTCGCCGAACTGGGCGTCGAGTTCGTCCAGGGCGAGAAGGTCGACAAGTGGGGCTTCTGGGAGTTCCTCAGCTGGGAGAACGCCGGGAAGTACCCCGCCGACCTCATCATGGTCGACAACCGCTCCGAGGCACTCACCCCGGCCGAACTCGCCGAGCACCCCACCTGGAACCGACTGCCCGCCGTCGCCGCCGGGCAGATCACCCCGTGGGCCATGGAGGAACGCCACAGCTACGCCGGGTACGCGCCCGTGCTCGAACAACTCGCCGCCGCCGTCACGAAGTCGAGGAGGCTTCCCGCATGA